Below is a window of Candidatus Eisenbacteria bacterium DNA.
GCTTTGCGGGACGCATCCACCCAAACGGAGCGAAAGCTTTCGGCGGTCTCCCCGGGAGCGAAGCTCGCGGTGACACGCCGCTCGCCGGCGGCGCGCAACCAGTGTCTCGAGAGGTCGAGCGCGGCCGGACCCGAATAACCGAAATGAGCGATGACCATCGAGCCCGTGACTCGCTCGGCACGCTTCCCTCCCACCCAGAGCGACAGCTCCACGTCGAGCGTGATCCCCTGCGCTGCCGCACACAACGGGTCGCCGGAGGCGAGCGGCGTCAGCGCGGGAATGGGCGGCTCGAGCGTATGGCCGAGCGCCGTCACCAGCGCATACCCCACGCCATCGCTGCCAGTGCGCGGGAACGAGAGTCCTCCGGTGGCGATCACCACGGCATCCGCCTCGATCCAACGGTCCGGGTCCACCGCCGGCAGGGGCCACGAGGTGCCGTGGCGCCGGCTCACGCCACCGCCCTCGAATGCCGCCGCCGAGCGCACGACCTGGATGCCGAGCCGGTAGGAGGGCGGAGGGCCCTGGCGCTCCAGGCGCATCACGCGCGCGCCGCTCTCGATCCCGACCCCTGCGGCTTTCACGGCCGCCATCAGCGCCTCGAGCACGGTGTTGGCGTCATCGGTCACCGGGAAGTACTTCCCCGTCTCTTCCAGCTTGAGCTCGACGCCGATCTCGGCGAACCAGGCGAGCGTCGACTCGACCGGAAAC
It encodes the following:
- a CDS encoding aminoacetone oxidase family FAD-binding enzyme; protein product: MAVIGAGAAGLTAALAAAGAGAKVTLLNAHPRIGLKILMSGGTRCNVTHREVSELDYHGGSRHFIARVLRAFPVESTLAWFAEIGVELKLEETGKYFPVTDDANTVLEALMAAVKAAGVGIESGARVMRLERQGPPPSYRLGIQVVRSAAAFEGGGVSRRHGTSWPLPAVDPDRWIEADAVVIATGGLSFPRTGSDGVGYALVTALGHTLEPPIPALTPLASGDPLCAAAQGITLDVELSLWVGGKRAERVTGSMVIAHFGYSGPAALDLSRHWLRAAGERRVTASFAPGETAESFRSVWVDASRKAPERTVRRHLARWLPERLGERLSVEAGVDPGSRVNQVDRSRREGLIGRIVERDLKVSGTLGYEKAEVTAGGVRLSEVDPSTLESRKSPGLFLCGEILDVEGRLGGFNF